Below is a window of Armatimonadota bacterium DNA.
CTTCGCTAGTGCAAAAACCTATGACATAGAAGGCTGGGCACCGGGTGTTGAGCAGTGGTTGGAAATTTCGTCATGCAGTAATTTTGAAGATTTCCAAGCTAGGCGTATGAATTTACGCTTCCGACGCGAACCGAATGCCAAGCCCGAATTTGTCCATACCCTAAATGGTTCTGGTGTTGCATTGCCACGAACTTTTATTGCAATTCTAGAGAATTATCAGCAGGCAGACGGTTCGGTTGTTATTCCAGAAGTGCTTCGGCCTTATATGGGTGGTGTGGAAATAATCAAGCCTCAATAGAAAAAGAATGTTGCAAAATTTTATATAGTGAGCACTTGGTGAGAAAGAAGTATGTCTTGTATTTGCTGCATATTTCCAATCTCACCAACACATATTTTATCTTCAAGAGCAAAATATTCCACACTTGTTTGACATGCTATTATTTCTACACCACGTTCTTGAATCTTCATTAGTTGTTCGATTGCGTTTGACCCTTCTTGTGCCAAAGTAACGCCCTCGTTTAATAGAACAATATAGCGTGGCATTTGGGGGCGTTCGCTTAAGAGTTCTAAGAAATTGATAAGCAGTATACTTCCCAACTGCGGGTCTCCATGCCCTAATCCTGCTTGTCGTATCAGGATGACGTCACTTTTCATGGTTTGTGGCCTGTAAAAGCGCTGTTTTTAACGAATATACCCGCCTATTTCATATGTCTAAAATGGGAGCAGAAAAGGTGATGAAGTGTTTTACAAAACGACTCTTTATAAAAACATGGAAAGGTAATTGACAAGTATACTTGTCAAGCATACAATAGCAGAACAAGGCACAAGAAGTTTTTTGAGGGGGATTCAAATGCAATTTGGGTATGCTTTTGCTTTGGCGGCTCTGCTTGCATTTATGGTAATTCAGGGGCACGCGGATGGCGTTAAACTAGCTGAGAATGGCCGAAGCGAATACACAATCGTTTTATCAATGAATGCTTCGCCTTCGGAAAAACATGCGGCAAGAGAGTTATCAAACTTTTTGCATCAGATCACCGGAGCCCAATTTCCTATAGTAACAGAAAGTGAATGGAGCCCAAAGCGAATGATAGTCTTGGGCGATGGGAATACTGCTAAATCTTTGGGCGTTTTCATCAATATTAAAGACCTCGGAGATGAGGGTTTTGCAATTAAGACTGCAGGGCCCCATTTGGTGATTGTCGGTGGTCGGCTTAGAGGAACAATGTATGGTGTTTATGCGTTCCTGGAGGAGGTTCTTGGGTGCAGATGGTATACACCCAGCGTGAGCTATATACCCAAAAAGCCAACTGTAATTCTTGGGCCGCTTGATATAGTCCAGAAACCAGATTTCGAATATCGTGAACCCTATTACACAGGGGCTTTCGATGCAGATTGGGCCGCTCGTAACCGAGTTAACGGGAATGGGACGAAGCTAGACAAGACAAAGGGCGGAAAGGTAGAATATCATTACTTTGTTCATACCTTTGCTGCTCTTGTTCCCCTTGAAAAATATTGGCAAGATCATCCTGAATATTACTCAATGATTGATGGCAAGCGAACCAACGATCATACTCAACTTTGTATGAGTAACCCTGACGTTGTGAAAATAGCTACAGAGACTGTGTTTAGGTGGATCGAAGAGCGGCCAAGTGCGAAAATATATTCTGTTTCTCAAAATGATTGGTACAACAATTGTCAGTGTGAGAAATGTAAGGCTATTGATGAAGAAGAAGGTGCTCCATCTGGTTTGCTGCTTCGTTTTGTAAATGCTATCGCAGAAGAGGTAGAGAGGAAGTATCCAGACAAATTAATAGACACACTTGCATATCAATGGACGGAGAAACCTCCGAAGATTACCAAACCTCGCAGAAATGTTCGAGTGCGTATTTGCCCCATTTCAAACTGTCAGCATCATCCATATGAAAAATGCGAGAAAAATGCAGATTTTATGGAGAATTTGAGAAATTGGAATAAGATTGCCGATGTTCTTTACATTTGGCACTATAATACAGTGTTTCCGCATTACCTTATGCCTTTGCCTGACCTTGAGGAGCTTGCGGCGGACCTGCCAATGTATAAGAGGCATGGCGTAAAGGGCATCTTCTGCCAGGGGACTTATAATGCGGGTTGGGGTCCATATGGCGGTGCTGGATTTATGGATGATTTGAAGGCATATCTTATCGCTAAGCTTCTTTGGAATACGAAAGCAGATGCTAAGGCAGTAATAGCTGATTTTCTTAATGGGTTCTTTGGGAAAGCTGGGAAGCCCATTGGCAAGTTTTTAGATTTAATCCATGACAAAGTGAGAAAAGAAAACATTCATGGTGATATTTGGCAAGATCCAAATAAACCTTGGCTAACATCAGAGATTCTGGCGGAGAGTGAAAGGCTCTTTGACGAAGCAGAGAAAGCGGCTGACAATGAGGATGTTCTGAGACGAGTGAAGCATGCCAGGCTTTCTTTAGAGTATGTGAAAATATACCGTGAATGTAAACAAATAGGAGAAAAGGGAACGCCTGAGCAGAAGGCAGAAGCGTTAAAGCGTCTTGAGGACTTCATCGCTCGATGTAAAGCTGATGGAATAACCCAACTTTGCGAATGGACGGGAATTGATAACACATTTAACTCGCTTGCCGAACCATTAAGGAAGTAGTTATTTATTTGTACGGAAAACTAAATGATACTAATGCTTGATATAGCTCGCGTATCTAACCTTCCTTTGGAATGAAAAACTTCTGCGAGTTAAAAGTTTTCGTTTTTCAAAGGAAACACAACGTTTTGTATTACTTTTTGCGGCCGCTTTTTCGCTTAGTTTTAAGCCATTCGAGTAG
It encodes the following:
- a CDS encoding DUF4838 domain-containing protein produces the protein MQFGYAFALAALLAFMVIQGHADGVKLAENGRSEYTIVLSMNASPSEKHAARELSNFLHQITGAQFPIVTESEWSPKRMIVLGDGNTAKSLGVFINIKDLGDEGFAIKTAGPHLVIVGGRLRGTMYGVYAFLEEVLGCRWYTPSVSYIPKKPTVILGPLDIVQKPDFEYREPYYTGAFDADWAARNRVNGNGTKLDKTKGGKVEYHYFVHTFAALVPLEKYWQDHPEYYSMIDGKRTNDHTQLCMSNPDVVKIATETVFRWIEERPSAKIYSVSQNDWYNNCQCEKCKAIDEEEGAPSGLLLRFVNAIAEEVERKYPDKLIDTLAYQWTEKPPKITKPRRNVRVRICPISNCQHHPYEKCEKNADFMENLRNWNKIADVLYIWHYNTVFPHYLMPLPDLEELAADLPMYKRHGVKGIFCQGTYNAGWGPYGGAGFMDDLKAYLIAKLLWNTKADAKAVIADFLNGFFGKAGKPIGKFLDLIHDKVRKENIHGDIWQDPNKPWLTSEILAESERLFDEAEKAADNEDVLRRVKHARLSLEYVKIYRECKQIGEKGTPEQKAEALKRLEDFIARCKADGITQLCEWTGIDNTFNSLAEPLRK